A genome region from Meiothermus sp. includes the following:
- a CDS encoding TetR/AcrR family transcriptional regulator, with protein sequence LDVYTVQTVQYVAGIGMEIKYPTIEARTRILQAAAEVIRQEGAMALTLDAVARGAGVSKGGLLYHFPSKDALVQGLLEYQLDTFEESLRASGLPFAEAYVKLGSYDGSRGLLLGMLAALALNPSLLEVVRERWQRWYARIPQNPDVMVAILATDGIFMTDVLKLGVPEGDYKRKVLQRMLELAGG encoded by the coding sequence ACTTGACGTTTATACCGTCCAGACGGTACAGTATGTTGCGGGTATCGGTATGGAGATTAAGTACCCAACCATAGAAGCCAGGACGCGGATTTTACAGGCCGCTGCGGAGGTGATACGGCAGGAAGGCGCGATGGCCCTAACGCTGGATGCGGTAGCAAGGGGAGCTGGGGTCAGCAAAGGGGGGCTGCTCTACCATTTCCCAAGCAAAGATGCACTGGTGCAGGGGTTGTTGGAATATCAGCTGGATACTTTTGAAGAGAGCCTGCGAGCCAGCGGTCTGCCTTTTGCCGAGGCCTATGTCAAGCTCGGCTCCTACGATGGCTCGCGGGGCCTGCTGTTGGGCATGCTGGCGGCCCTGGCCCTGAACCCTAGTTTGCTGGAAGTCGTGCGTGAACGCTGGCAGCGCTGGTACGCCCGGATTCCTCAGAACCCCGATGTAATGGTAGCAATCCTGGCCACCGATGGCATCTTCATGACCGATGTCCTTAAGTTGGGCGTGCCAGAGGGTGACTATAAGCGAAAAGTTTTGCAGCGAATGCTGGAACTGGCAGGTGGCTGA